One Chlamydiales bacterium STE3 DNA segment encodes these proteins:
- a CDS encoding Uncharacterized protein (Product derived from UniProtKB/Trembl:N9N564), whose translation MHGKGKRRTWRKLHIGIDAKTQDIICCELTRNDKGDAEIAEEMLGKLPCKVKSVRGDGAYDPSRFRKKVHDKGGTCIVPPPKDAVYKGRKELGWEKERDDAIATIYGLGRDKMGRKLWKIGLGYHERSLVETAMFRVKKLLGDGLKARSMGSQKTEAICKCMVINKMNNLGMPRFEWVFEEA comes from the coding sequence GTGCACGGGAAGGGGAAACGCAGGACATGGAGAAAATTGCACATTGGAATAGATGCAAAAACCCAGGATATTATCTGCTGTGAGCTGACACGTAATGATAAAGGAGATGCTGAGATAGCAGAAGAGATGCTAGGAAAATTACCTTGCAAGGTGAAATCTGTGAGAGGTGATGGAGCTTATGACCCCAGTAGATTTCGTAAGAAGGTCCATGATAAAGGAGGGACTTGCATTGTCCCGCCGCCAAAAGATGCAGTATACAAAGGTAGGAAGGAGTTGGGCTGGGAAAAAGAACGGGATGATGCGATTGCCACAATTTACGGACTTGGTAGGGATAAGATGGGCAGAAAACTTTGGAAGATAGGTTTGGGTTACCACGAAAGGTCGTTGGTGGAGACGGCAATGTTTAGGGTTAAGAAGCTGTTGGGAGATGGATTGAAAGCTCGTTCAATGGGATCTCAGAAGACAGAAGCTATTTGCAAGTGTATGGTAATTAACAAGATGAATAATCTTGGAATGCCAAGGTTTGAATGGGTGTTTGAAGAGGCCTAA
- a CDS encoding hypothetical protein (Product derived from UniProtKB/Trembl:Q6MED4), translating to MKNSSRTMDCYAYCTAPSYLIKPLFEHYRTRYATSLYREALHIEIPQPGESAHIFCFPYGASVFWGLPPEKITQFLEEICPFEGGKLDEVEIDAFTYSYAKNAKVAEDEIYLPDREVRTKLAFSHGLAQSVKLGSFETTTLKTFNSAQNIPENLAARGKIPLSRKEIRHKMGKLFVERSSINLHVNVLDMPEIFWEHPEIEPYYNLIANYLDIKTRVEVLTKRLEIIHELFEMLGSELNHQHSSRLEITIILLIVVEVVILLLHEIF from the coding sequence ATGAAAAACAGCTCAAGAACTATGGATTGCTACGCCTACTGTACTGCCCCTTCCTACTTAATAAAGCCATTATTTGAACATTACCGAACGCGGTATGCTACTTCGTTATATCGAGAAGCTTTACATATTGAAATTCCTCAACCTGGAGAAAGCGCTCACATTTTTTGCTTTCCCTATGGAGCAAGTGTTTTCTGGGGGCTACCACCCGAAAAAATTACTCAATTTCTTGAAGAAATTTGCCCATTTGAGGGAGGAAAATTAGATGAAGTGGAAATTGATGCCTTCACCTATTCTTATGCAAAAAATGCCAAAGTTGCTGAGGATGAAATTTATCTACCAGATCGAGAAGTTAGGACAAAGCTGGCATTTTCTCATGGATTAGCTCAGTCGGTCAAATTGGGATCTTTTGAAACTACAACGCTAAAAACATTCAATAGTGCCCAAAATATTCCTGAAAATTTAGCAGCTCGCGGAAAAATTCCCCTTTCTAGGAAAGAAATTAGACACAAAATGGGGAAATTATTTGTTGAAAGAAGTTCCATTAACTTACACGTGAATGTCTTAGACATGCCAGAGATATTCTGGGAACATCCGGAAATAGAACCTTACTATAATTTGATCGCCAATTATTTAGACATTAAAACGCGGGTCGAAGTCCTCACTAAAAGACTGGAAATTATCCATGAACTCTTCGAAATGCTAGGCAGCGAACTCAACCATCAACATTCTAGTCGTCTCGAAATCACGATTATTTTGCTGATAGTAGTTGAGGTAGTAATACTTCTTCTCCATGAGATTTTTTAA